The Arvicola amphibius chromosome 6, mArvAmp1.2, whole genome shotgun sequence DNA window ctatttagtcaCATATTCTTTTCAATACTTcaggaaaacaaaagtaaacacacAGTGCTTTCTAGACGTAATGGTACATACTCCATTCTCATAACTGAAAGCATGGCCTGACTCTCTTTTGGGTTTCTCTGATGTCTCACCTTCATGTACTCACCTCCCATGTAGCACAGAGATCTACTGTCTCaaataatatttttccattttcatctttAGTATATATCTCTTCTGATGGCTGTAATGAAAGCACAGGTTATAGAAATCTCAGCAAATATATGCATCCTATCCATTGCAATGGTCTTATAAGTCaatgggaaatagaaaagtaaacatCCATAAAATAAGTAGAATACAACACCATCTGTCATTTGTATAGAGAAATTTAATTAGGCTAAATAATGTAAATGACATACCTTAATTGAAATTGGGTAATGAATAAGATAGAGATCAACATAATCTAGCTGAAATTTTTTCAGTGACTTTTCTAAGCAAACTTGGACCAGTTCTGGTTGATGGAATGTAGACCATAGCTGTAGGGTTAAAGAATGGATGTTGTCTTAGgttaaaaataatcagaattgAAAATTTTTTGTAATGATTAGGAAATTATGACCATAGGGAATATAATTTCTTTCAGCTGGGCTATTTGATCTGATCTCTCTGTgtaaattttagaatattattgGTTACAGTTAGTTATTCAATTAATATGGGAAAGGCACtactaaaaaagtaaaatttaccaGGTTATAACTGCTCTCATTTCTGAATAATGTATGGATCTTAAAAACctaaatttctataaatattcCACCCTCTCAGATCCCTGGAGATATGTTagcaatttttattaatataaatcaTGGGAAATGTGCTATAGACATTTGGTAACCACTGAGCACAAATTTCAACAATTGGACAGATTATGTTTACCATTCCATAAACTCTTATAGTTTGTTATTTTCagtaggaaataaaaaataatattataaatgtCCAGAATTTTCTATGCCACTGAAGTTATAGGGAAAACCCAAAATGGATCAAGGTTATTTCTAAGTTTACAGATCAGACTGAATCATGCTGTGTTGAGCCCATggtcaggaaagaaaagaatttgaaagacATACATTTGAAACAAAAAGAAGTCTATGGTTCTCTCTGATTAAAACTAAGTCttacatgtaatatatatgtaaataaatgttatACCAACAAACACATTTCACCTGATGGTAAGCTATTATTTTAGATTGTTTTCATCACATTTCAATAAATCATAAGCTAACTTACTGTACAGACAATACCTTTGTAGTGAGGTATATGTCTTCTCTCTTCACAGCACCATCTGCAATCTTACTTCGAATAGCCTGTCCTATCTCCTCTTCATTTTCGTATGCATAAGCAGTATCAATATGGCGGAACCCAACATCTATTGCTATTTTAGTCGACTCCAATATCTTACTCTTAGAAACCTAGATTGAGAAACAACATTATGATTTGGATATAAATATCCTGAGAGATATGAAGTTGAACATCATCTTCCATCCTATTAATTACCTGGAATACTATTTCATGCTTCACTTTGCATAAGGCTTTACAGACCATCCAGTGATCAACGCTGAATACATAAGCAGAAGCAATCACTGTCCCATGAATGGACTTTAAACAGTTGTAGGGTATTCACCAGACTGTTCAGACATGGTTTTAAGCCAAGAGAAGCCCTTTATTAGCTTGCCAGTGACTACACGGGGCATTCAATATCCTAGTCTAGTGCTGAGCCCTCTTTAGGGTAAGCTTTCAAACACAAAAATCATTTTCTGAGTTGacttcagttagcaagaacagttatccagagcagaactacagaagccaaaaaagcaaggttagtataTTTACTTTCCTAATGTTTATTTggtggattaggtctttgttttaactttggcaggtggtgctgtctatgtGTTGAATTACACTTCCATCATGGGTCAGTTGTGATGAGGCCTGGGGTCCTGTTACATTACTGATTACATTCATTGCTTATGCATGTGGAgcaataaacacatacaaatgtTTGTGTTGGTCTCTTTTTGTTAATAAGAATTTGTTGTCTTAAGAATTTCTTTATACATGGGCAATGTTGGTTCATAATTGACTACCTAAAACAATAAGATCATTGATTTCCTAGACCTGCCAGAAAACTGCACGTGGTTATGATCACATCTGATTTACACCCCcccctctatctatctatatattttcttccaaGGAGTTTCTATGAGAATTCATGgaagaaagatataaaattttCATTCCACTAGTCTTGAAATACGACAATGCACGAGAAATGTATctacaaaagtattttaaaacatgcCCTAAAATTTTTCCAAGCACTGATTACCTTCACACCTATTGTAGCATGCAAAATGTTGTACTTGTCCAAAGGAAATTAGACACACATATTCACTGCTAGTAGGAGTCAGTCAAGACAAAATTAATATTATCAGTAGTTctaacatagaaaacaaaaacaatgttaCTAAGAGTGAGTTTGATAAGAGTATTTGAACTTATACGGctgtgatattttaaattatggaaCTCAAAATTTTACTCTGTGTCATCAAACAAATTATAGGTGGGAAGTTTATAATCTatgaattcatgttttaaaatatgaaattaccCTCACCATGTCAGGGTTGTTACTGCTTCTATAATCACTTAAAGCACAAATTCATTTTTTACAGAGACATTTTTAAGGTAGAATTTtaagtttttgctttttatttatatttgggtAATATCTTGCAAGTTTACTTCTTAGGGGCAAAGCAAAAACTGCCCATATAGTTTAATGatttcagaaattttcttttctcattaaaattacAATGCAGAGATGGTGATTTATACATTCCTCTCCTGAGAGCAACCTGACTTTCTGAGCTTGATGAAGGATTCATTGAGGTGCAACATAGGAGAACACTTCATACTGTTCTGCCATTTGCACTATGACTTCTTCAAATAACTAAGCTCTACTATAATATtcataattattatatatgaCTATGGATACAAAATTCAGTTAATTTGTCCAACATTTCACAGTTGAGCAGTCTAAGGAATATTTTTGACTATTGATTTGCTTCTGGGCTACTAAATTCTATACTTCAAGTCATAGTATCATTTTTATCACCTCAAGAGCAAATAGTTCATAGACGCTTCCATAAGTTTAATGCTTCCCTAGTTTTTACGTTTTACACTCATGTAAATATCCCACAGTTGTCAGTATTACATGAAAAATTCTACTTATGTCAATGCCACCATTTCCTGAGAGTTGTTGAAGGCTTCCCGGTTTTATTATTATCAAGTCAAGGAGGCTGTGAGGAAGTTTGTAGACTAATGACTTTCATATTTAGAACTAAGCTGGCAAATGAACTAAAATAGGGAAAACACAGAACAGTCCATCATCAATAACAGAACAGTCCATCATCAATAGCATAATCAGACTCTGTTAAGCTACATTCCAGCTATTTTCAGTCTTAACATGAAATATCCCCATCTAGCAGAAACTGAAAACCAGGGATGAAAAATGAGAGTTAGGCTCTAACACATCAtaggtcaatttttttttagatcCTCCATCCCTAACCCTATATCTTTTGTTACCTGTGGATTTTGAGCAGTGCCATAGCCCAGTAGAGGCATGATGTGGCCATCATTTAGTCCCACACACCACTGTTTGAAACTCATTATTCTTCACTTTTCTGCTAGTGCAGATGgtctataaattttttttttcagtcatacGCTGTTTATAGGAAGGGCAGAACCTAATTCCTAGTGTTTGTCCAATGTTTAACCAGTGGCCTGTGGGAGGAATGAGGTTGGCACAATGCAACTCATGGTTAGCATTCAGAATCAGTTTATCTATTTATATGATTGTGGTTTCGCCACTGAGGGACCCAGTCCTCGGCAGGCTCTCCCAGGTCAGAAAAGCTAGAGAGGACATATGGATAGGTAAACTATTGGACATACGTGCAATTACACATAGGAAACTTAATTGAGGGCCAAagcttcattttttattattttatatttccttttgctGGTTGTTATTCCTCTGTTTTGTTCTCTTAccctgttgcttttgtttgactATTTCTATGCAGCTGTTTGCCTATGCTTTCTAATGTTATCCTTCTATTTTTCCctaatgatttctttctttttgtttcctgatATTTTTCCTTCTACACCTTTTGTTCTTATCGTATCTGTTATAATTTTTACCCCCGTATGCCTCCTAATACAAAACTTTCTACACAAAAAATAACATTACCTCACAACCACAAGTTActtattttccaaaaacaaaatttttatgtaaGAATAAATCAAATTAAGATCACAAGTTACATGTGTTTCTTAGAAGCTCATAAGtagttttcttcatattatttttcCCACCATTACATCATCATCCCAAAGTAataattcttttataattaactaAGTTTTAAGCAAGCCAAGTATATTCAACCAGTTCCTTTTGCACTGGCAGGCAGCTGTTTGTGGCTTCATTATAGCAGATACctaaaaaattttcatttaattggtCTAACTaaccatctatttttctttacaaacaATAGGGttactctgtttcttttcacaattttgtttttcaaggtgcATGCCGGGATCTATGATTAATTCTCTAAACTACATGACAAAAGAACTCAGGCCTAAATATGGGTGTAGGACATAATTGTTTTCTGCAATCACCTGCCAGGCAGAATTCATGGGTCTATAATGCATGGAACCTccttgtttttatctttcttcttttgtaaatttCACATCTAACAAAGGGGAAGGTAACTTTTAGCCTATTCTTGCATTGTGTCTTTTATTAGAGTAATTGGCAAAATAACCAAAACCATTTTCCAAAATCGTCTTTACTAACTGTCCTACCCAACTGTATCTCTTAGGCTAATCCAGAAAGTACAGTTAATTCATAGATCCTCATTTCTCTTATAAAATCACCTTAACTATGATCTGCAAGTAAATTGGGCAGTGAGGCATGGGATTTCTTTCTAAGAACTAATGGCATTATACTAGGTAAAGTTGGAGCCTTTCACGTAGTAATCACACCACACAGAATATGGCAGGAACACAGCAGtaacaaacaaaaggaagcacagcagaagcaagggGTATTCTGGAGATGATCAGGGTCTAGCTCTTATTTGTTAAAATGAAGTGCATAAGCTTCATTGTTGACTACAACTCCTCTGTCATGGCTACCAACATGGATTCGTCCATAAACTAGAACCACTGACACTGAGACTATTAGTTTTAAGTTCATGGTCTCCATATTACTATAGTTATCATAAAACTGAATATTTACCTGTTGTTAGAAACCAGATAGCTCTTagcatttctctctgtctctgtctgtctgtctgtctgtctgtctgtctgtctgtctctctctctctctctttctctctctgtctctctctctctctctgtctctctgtctctctctctctctctctctctctctctctctctctctctctctctctctctgtgtgtgtgtgtgtgtgtgtgtgtgtgtgccagtgcatATGGCAGGGAGAAGGAGGCATCGTATCCCTTAGAACTGTAATatcagatgtttgtgagctgcctgatatagAAGACTGacctgaactctagtcctctgatAAAAAGAAAGCTCTCTTAACCAGAAACCATCTTGCCAGTACCAGAATTCTttgtttttggcattttttttttttgcatttagtgAAGCTGATTATTAGTTGTATATTCcatgaaaaagtaaaatactttttataacaTACACAAAAACTAATAAAGAATAAGAATTACTTACATTGTGACTCTTTGgggtcaaaaaagaaaacagacaaataatCTTTTAAACTGTGTCCtagagaaaacattttcagtattctctttttttcttgctaaacaaacaaaaaccctgaaatGTCCAAATACATGACCGAAAAACAATCAGTACAGAATGTATTCAGTGAATGGTAAATTATTAACTATGGTTGGAAATCCTTACCGATGCAAGCAGATTCCAGTTTTTCTTTAACTGGATTTCAAGGAATGATTATTCATTTAATCTGTAATAGAACTAGTTCAAAGTACTAGGAATAATGGTGTAAAAAAGCAGATGTGTTATTAGTTACTATGCTTGATTTTGttcaaaattattcagaaaagtATAAATGAAAGTCTTATATGAATTTTGGAATAGTTGAAATTTGATACAttgataaaatgtaaaacaactcAAAAATTAACTCATGAGATTTATATCAGTGAGTCGTTTCTTTGAAAACTGGGGACTTCTTTCCCTTTATGTTTGAGAGAATAATGAATTACattcttccattttctatttccttccaacCCTTCCCATATACAtaccttgctctttttcaaattcatgacctcttttaaattatttattatatgcatgtgcatatataaatatatattcttaaatagaATATGCTTAGTTTAAATACTGTTAGTCATATTACATTTTCCAaactgaccatttgatattggtTAACCAACTGGCGTGCTCTTCTGTTAATACTATTTCTGCTGTTCTCAGTATTCCTAAGTAACatgtagttctttgtgtggggTTATGGCCTCCTGGGCTTTCCTCATACACTTTGTTAAGCCTAATGGTGAGGTCCTTTTTCATCTTATTGTTGGCCAGTCACATTGGTCTGACCTTATaggtgtagcttctgatgttactaggaaaACACAGTTTTGTGTCAACTTCTCTGTTACTCTGAATCTTATATCTTATAATCTTGCTGCTTCATTTtccacaatgtttcctgagccttagatgtggaagctgttttgtagatgtatacaTAACtctattttgttattatattttagtatttttaaaacaatcttattttgcatatcaatcccagtttctTCTCCCGGCCCATCCTCCTGTcctctccaccttctcccctctccacccccatccactctttagGTATGGCCTCCCAAGCAGAGTAAAAAAGTTTGCCCCATCACTTGATGCAGGACCAAGACCCTTTACCATGTGACTAGtatgagcaaagtatccatcaataaggaatgggctctaaaaagccagtttaagcactagggataaatattgATTACACTGCTATTGGCCCCACAAACTGTCCatgccatacaactgtcacccacattcagagaaccTAGTTCAGGTTtatgcaggtttcccagctgtcaAAAGagtgtcagtgagctcccacttgctcaagtcagctgtttctctggTGACCCCATCACAGTtttggcccctttgctcataatatcactcctccctctttatGATCAGAATCTAGGAGTTCAGTTCAGTGCTTagttgtagatctctgcatctgtttccatcagttactggatgaaggctcacaactgtattttgattggttgtggttttctatcaTGATCTGTCTGATGCAgtgagaagtttccttgataaggGTGAAGTCTgtacttatctgtggatataaagaCACATGTTAGGACTGTTGGTAGAGACTATGCTGTTTCCCTAAATTAGTGGTTTTAAGTTCTCCTCCAATGACCATGACTTCACCATCACTGAGTagtggctaggtttccagtactagCTATGTTTCCCCATTTTTTGAGCATGCTATAAGTTCAACtaaagagctgttggttaccagtagggtatgcatgccactactgcacccttaggtTTATTGTAATATTCTGATCATTGTGTTTCACAGTCATCACAGCTGGGCAGGACTATTGgttggcttcttcttcttttagaaaCTTATATGTTGCTTTCTGGTTCAATGAAAGCTAGCCCTTGGGAAGAGGTGCTCAGGTCAGTTTAGTTCAAAGGACTCTGGGCCCTGTTTTTGAAGTACATCATGTCTTTAGCAACAAGGACTTACCTTAGAACTCTTCTGGGTCAACCAAGGACAA harbors:
- the LOC119816994 gene encoding aldo-keto reductase family 1 member C1-like isoform X3 — protein: MSFKQWCVGLNDGHIMPLLGYGTAQNPQVSKSKILESTKIAIDVGFRHIDTAYAYENEEEIGQAIRSKIADGAVKREDIYLTTKLWSTFHQPELVQVCLEKSLKKFQLDYVDLYLIHYPISIKPSEEIYTKDENGKILFETVDLCATWEAMEKCKDAGLVKSIGVSNFNRRQLEMILNKPGLKYKPVCNQVECHPYLNQSKLLDFCKSRDIVLVAYAALGSQRPKPWYLNSSCLQRIWKS